The following coding sequences are from one Pseudomonas mendocina window:
- the rfaP gene encoding lipopolysaccharide core heptose(I) kinase RfaP: MKLILAEPFKHLWAGRDAFEAVEALQGQVYRELEGRRTLRTEVDGRGYFVKIHRGIGWGEIVKNLLTAKAPVLGAAQEWQAIQRLTKAGVPTMTAVAYGERGSNPARQHSFIVTEELAPTVDLEQLSLSWAQQPPKPALKWSLIREVAQMTGGMHRAGVNHRDCYICHFLLHTDRPIQASDLRLSVIDLHRAQVRDAVPRRWRDKDLAGLYFSALDIGLTRRDKLRFLRTYFQRPLRQVLREEASLLAWLERKAAKLYERKQRYGDRL; encoded by the coding sequence GTGAAGCTGATCCTCGCCGAACCTTTCAAGCACCTGTGGGCGGGGCGCGATGCCTTCGAGGCCGTCGAGGCGCTGCAAGGCCAGGTCTACCGTGAGCTGGAAGGCCGCCGTACCCTGCGCACCGAAGTCGATGGGCGTGGCTACTTCGTCAAGATCCACCGCGGCATCGGCTGGGGCGAGATCGTCAAGAACCTGCTGACCGCCAAGGCTCCGGTGCTTGGTGCTGCGCAGGAGTGGCAAGCGATCCAGCGCTTGACTAAGGCCGGTGTGCCGACCATGACTGCGGTGGCTTATGGCGAGCGCGGCTCCAATCCAGCGCGTCAGCACTCGTTCATCGTCACCGAAGAGCTGGCGCCGACCGTCGACCTGGAGCAACTCAGCCTGAGCTGGGCTCAACAGCCGCCCAAACCGGCGCTCAAATGGTCGCTGATCCGTGAAGTGGCGCAGATGACCGGCGGCATGCACCGTGCCGGAGTCAATCACCGTGACTGCTACATCTGCCACTTCCTGCTGCATACCGACCGGCCGATCCAGGCCAGTGACCTGCGCCTGTCGGTGATCGACCTGCATCGTGCCCAGGTACGAGACGCAGTGCCCCGCCGCTGGCGTGACAAGGATCTGGCCGGTCTGTACTTCTCGGCACTGGACATCGGCCTGACCCGCCGCGACAAGCTGCGCTTTCTGCGCACCTACTTCCAACGTCCGCTGCGCCAGGTACTGCGCGAGGAGGCGAGCCTGCTCGCCTGGCTGGAGCGCAAGGCGGCGAAACTGTATGAGCGTAAGCAGCGTTATGGAGATCGACTGTAA
- a CDS encoding glycosyltransferase family 4 protein: MQLAFVLYKYFPFGGLQRDFMRIALECQARGHAIRVYTPIWEGENPGGFDVRVVPVRALFNHRRNEKFSAWLQADLKRDPVDRVIGFNKMPGLDVYYAADGCFEDKAQTLRNPIYRRWGRYKHFAEYERAVFAPESKTEILMISEVQQPLFVKHYKTPLQRFHLLPPGIAQDRRAPANAAEIRAEFRREFDLAENDLLLVQIGSGFKTKGLDRSLKALASLPRELRKRTRLITIGQDDPKPFLLQIKALGLSDQVQILKGRSDIPRFLLGADLLIHPAYNENTGTVLLEALVSGLPVLVTDVCGYAHYIADADCGRVLPSPFEQEQLNRTLAEMLADPQQRAFWGRNGLAYADSADLYSMPKKAADVILAERRT, translated from the coding sequence ATGCAACTGGCCTTCGTTCTCTACAAATACTTCCCGTTCGGCGGACTACAGCGCGATTTCATGCGCATCGCCCTCGAATGCCAGGCGCGTGGTCATGCCATTCGTGTTTACACGCCGATCTGGGAAGGGGAAAACCCCGGCGGCTTCGACGTGCGCGTGGTGCCGGTGCGGGCGCTGTTCAACCATCGCCGCAACGAGAAGTTCAGTGCCTGGCTGCAGGCCGACTTGAAGCGCGACCCGGTCGACCGGGTCATCGGCTTCAACAAGATGCCGGGCCTGGATGTCTACTACGCGGCCGACGGCTGTTTCGAGGACAAGGCGCAGACCCTGCGCAACCCGATTTACCGTCGTTGGGGGCGCTACAAGCACTTCGCCGAGTACGAGCGCGCGGTGTTCGCGCCGGAGTCGAAGACCGAGATTCTGATGATCTCCGAAGTGCAGCAGCCGCTATTCGTCAAACACTACAAGACTCCGCTGCAGCGCTTCCACCTGCTGCCGCCGGGCATCGCCCAGGATCGTCGCGCACCGGCCAATGCTGCCGAAATTCGCGCCGAGTTCCGTCGCGAGTTCGATCTGGCCGAGAATGACCTGCTGCTGGTGCAGATCGGCTCCGGCTTCAAGACCAAGGGCCTGGATCGCAGCCTCAAGGCGCTGGCCTCTCTACCGCGCGAACTGCGCAAGCGCACCCGGCTGATCACCATCGGCCAGGACGACCCCAAGCCCTTCCTGCTGCAGATCAAGGCGTTGGGCCTGTCCGATCAGGTGCAGATACTCAAGGGTCGCAGCGACATCCCGCGTTTCCTGCTCGGCGCCGACCTGCTGATCCATCCGGCCTACAACGAGAACACCGGTACGGTGTTGCTGGAGGCGCTGGTGTCCGGCCTGCCGGTACTGGTCACCGATGTGTGTGGCTACGCGCACTACATCGCCGATGCCGACTGCGGTCGCGTGCTGCCCAGTCCCTTCGAGCAGGAGCAGCTCAACCGTACTCTGGCCGAGATGCTGGCCGACCCGCAGCAGCGCGCTTTCTGGGGGCGCAATGGGCTGGCCTACGCCGACAGTGCTGACTTGTATTCGATGCCGAAGAAGGCTGCCGATGTGATCCTCGCGGAGAGGCGCACGTGA
- the rfaC gene encoding lipopolysaccharide heptosyltransferase RfaC: protein MRVLIIKTSSLGDVVHTLPALTDAARAIPGIRFDWVVEEGFAEIPSWHPAVSQVIPVAIRRWRKHPLRTWRSGEWARFKQRLRETRYDLVIDAQGLLKSAWLTRYVSAPVAGLDRDSAREPLASRFYDRRYAVAKDQHALERVRQLFAKALGYMLPSGAGDYGLNRAAMMDVAAQPYLVFLHGTTWASKHWPEADWRALAERMDELGWAVRLPWGNETEKARAERIAAGLTHAAVLPKLNLAGVAKVIAGASACVSVDTGLGHLAAALDVPNISLYGPTLPGKVGAYGRSQIHLCASGPGAGSGGRDKPCFDGLGAERVGLELEALLLAPPGTF from the coding sequence TTGCGGGTGCTGATCATCAAGACCTCGTCGCTGGGCGATGTGGTGCATACCCTGCCGGCATTGACCGACGCGGCTCGCGCCATTCCCGGTATCCGTTTCGATTGGGTGGTGGAAGAAGGCTTCGCCGAAATTCCGTCCTGGCATCCGGCGGTGTCCCAGGTTATTCCGGTGGCCATTCGCCGCTGGCGTAAGCATCCACTGCGCACCTGGCGTAGTGGCGAGTGGGCGCGTTTCAAGCAACGCCTGCGGGAAACCCGCTATGACCTGGTGATCGACGCCCAGGGCCTGCTCAAGAGTGCCTGGCTGACGCGCTACGTGTCGGCACCGGTGGCGGGGCTGGATCGCGATTCGGCGCGTGAGCCGCTGGCCAGTCGTTTCTACGACCGCCGCTACGCAGTTGCCAAGGATCAGCACGCGCTGGAGCGTGTGCGCCAGCTGTTCGCCAAGGCGCTCGGTTATATGCTGCCGTCCGGCGCCGGTGACTACGGCCTCAACCGTGCGGCGATGATGGATGTCGCCGCGCAGCCGTATCTGGTGTTCCTGCATGGCACCACCTGGGCCAGCAAGCACTGGCCTGAAGCCGATTGGCGTGCCCTGGCTGAACGCATGGATGAGCTGGGTTGGGCCGTGCGCCTGCCCTGGGGTAACGAGACAGAGAAGGCGCGTGCCGAGCGCATCGCTGCCGGCCTGACTCATGCCGCCGTGCTGCCGAAGCTGAACCTGGCCGGCGTGGCCAAGGTGATCGCTGGTGCCAGCGCCTGTGTTTCCGTCGACACCGGGCTCGGCCACCTGGCCGCTGCGCTGGATGTACCCAATATTTCTCTGTATGGCCCGACGTTGCCCGGCAAGGTGGGCGCCTATGGCCGTAGCCAGATTCACCTGTGTGCCAGTGGCCCGGGCGCCGGCAGCGGTGGCCGTGACAAGCCCTGCTTCGATGGTCTCGGCGCCGAGCGCGTCGGGCTGGAACTGGAGGCGCTGCTGCTCGCGCCTCCCGGCACCTTTTAA
- the waaF gene encoding lipopolysaccharide heptosyltransferase II → MKILIIGPSWVGDMVMAQTLFQCLKQRHPACEIDVLAPDWSRPILERMPEVRAALSLPLGHGVLDLATRRRIGKSLAGQYDQAILLPNSLKSALVPWFAGIPTRTGWKGEMRYGLLNDMRTLDKDRYPLMIERFMALAYEPGAALPQPYPQPRLQIDEASREAALNKFGLQLDRPVLALCPGAEFGEAKRWPAEHYAKVAEVKIREGWQVWLFGSKNDHACGEDIRMRLIPGLREEVSNLSGQTSLAEAIDLMSAATAVVSNDSGLMHVAAALNRPLVAVYGSTSPGFTPPLADRVEIVRLGLECSPCFERTCRYGHYNCLRELKPRPVIEALDRLVGETLTLVEGD, encoded by the coding sequence ATGAAGATACTGATCATCGGCCCCAGCTGGGTAGGCGACATGGTGATGGCGCAGACGCTGTTCCAGTGCCTGAAACAGCGCCACCCGGCGTGCGAGATCGACGTCCTGGCGCCGGACTGGAGCCGGCCGATCCTCGAGCGCATGCCCGAGGTGCGCGCCGCGCTGAGCCTGCCGCTGGGCCACGGTGTGCTCGACCTGGCCACGCGCCGGCGCATCGGCAAGTCGCTGGCTGGTCAGTACGACCAGGCGATCCTGCTGCCCAACTCGCTGAAGTCCGCCTTGGTGCCCTGGTTCGCCGGGATCCCCACGCGTACGGGCTGGAAGGGCGAGATGCGCTATGGCCTGCTCAACGACATGCGCACGCTGGATAAAGACCGCTATCCGTTGATGATCGAACGCTTCATGGCGCTGGCCTATGAGCCCGGTGCCGCACTACCGCAGCCTTATCCGCAGCCGCGCTTGCAGATCGACGAGGCCAGCCGTGAAGCGGCCCTGAACAAGTTCGGTCTGCAGCTGGATCGTCCGGTGCTGGCGCTGTGCCCTGGCGCTGAGTTCGGCGAAGCCAAGCGCTGGCCGGCCGAGCATTACGCCAAGGTGGCCGAGGTCAAGATCCGCGAGGGCTGGCAGGTCTGGTTGTTCGGGTCGAAGAACGATCATGCCTGTGGTGAAGACATTCGCATGCGTCTGATTCCCGGGCTGCGCGAGGAAGTCAGCAACCTGTCCGGGCAGACCAGTCTGGCCGAGGCCATCGACCTGATGTCGGCGGCCACTGCCGTGGTGTCCAACGATTCCGGGCTGATGCACGTAGCCGCGGCGCTGAACCGTCCGCTGGTCGCGGTCTATGGCTCCACGTCGCCGGGTTTCACCCCGCCGTTGGCTGATCGCGTCGAGATCGTTCGCCTGGGGCTGGAGTGCAGTCCCTGTTTCGAACGCACCTGCCGCTATGGTCACTACAACTGCCTGCGCGAGCTCAAACCGCGCCCGGTGATCGAGGCGCTGGATCGGCTGGTCGGTGAAACCTTGACTCTGGTCGAGGGCGACTGA
- a CDS encoding branched-chain amino acid transaminase, producing the protein MSMSDRDGVIWYDGKLVPWREANTHVLTHTLHYGMGVFEGVRAYNTPDGTAIFRLQAHTDRLFDSAHIFNMQIPFTKEEINDAQRAAVRENGLESAYLRPMVFFGSEGMGLRAAGLKVHVIVAAWHWGAYMGEAALENGIKVRTSSYTRHHVNISMTRAKANGNYINSMLALQEAISGGADEAMLLDPEGYVAEGSGENIFLVKGGVVYTPEVTSCLNGITRSTILTLAEEHGIKVVEKRITRDEVYICDEAFFTGTAAEVTPIREVDGRQIGIGRRGPITEKLQKAYFDLVTGKTSGHAEWRTLVK; encoded by the coding sequence ATGTCGATGTCCGACCGTGATGGCGTGATCTGGTACGACGGCAAACTGGTGCCGTGGCGCGAAGCCAACACCCATGTGCTGACTCACACCCTGCACTACGGCATGGGCGTGTTCGAGGGCGTGCGTGCCTACAACACCCCGGATGGCACCGCGATCTTCCGTCTGCAGGCGCACACTGACCGCCTGTTCGACTCCGCACACATCTTCAACATGCAGATCCCTTTCACCAAGGAAGAGATCAACGACGCCCAGCGCGCCGCTGTGCGTGAGAACGGCCTGGAAAGCGCCTACCTGCGCCCGATGGTGTTCTTCGGCAGCGAAGGCATGGGCCTGCGTGCCGCTGGTCTGAAGGTGCACGTGATCGTTGCAGCCTGGCACTGGGGCGCCTACATGGGCGAAGCGGCGCTGGAGAACGGCATCAAGGTGCGCACCAGCTCCTACACCCGTCACCACGTCAACATCTCTATGACGCGCGCCAAGGCCAACGGCAACTACATCAACTCGATGCTGGCCCTGCAGGAAGCCATTTCCGGTGGCGCTGATGAGGCCATGCTGCTGGATCCGGAAGGCTACGTGGCCGAAGGCTCGGGCGAGAACATCTTCCTGGTCAAGGGCGGCGTGGTGTACACCCCGGAAGTGACCTCCTGCCTCAACGGCATCACCCGCAGCACCATCCTGACCCTGGCCGAAGAGCACGGCATCAAGGTGGTCGAGAAGCGCATCACCCGCGACGAGGTGTATATCTGCGACGAGGCCTTCTTCACCGGTACTGCCGCTGAGGTCACGCCGATCCGTGAGGTCGACGGTCGTCAGATCGGCATCGGGCGCCGCGGGCCGATCACCGAGAAGCTGCAGAAAGCCTACTTCGACCTGGTCACCGGCAAGACCAGTGGCCACGCCGAATGGCGTACTCTGGTTAAATAA